A genomic window from Trueperaceae bacterium includes:
- a CDS encoding cystathionine gamma-synthase family protein yields the protein MADEKSGQKAQLSRSTLAVWGGEDRYLMENVTQVPLVHSVSFGYHDLDQWREVAIGERKGHIYGRNTNPTVEVFEEKVRLLEGGEAATSFSTGMAAISNTLFTLLNPGDRTVSVKDSYGGTNKIFTEFFPRFNLDVTLCETGDFDQIEAEIAKGCKLLYLETPTNPTCKILDIERFARKAHEVGALVVVDNTFATPINQNPLELGADLVIHSATKFLGGHADALGGVVVGPADLVHAIYHFREINGATLHPEAAYLLLRGLKTLELRIERQNANAMKVARWLDSHPFISNVFYPGLESHRYHEVAKRQMRGFGGMLSFQLATDDFGAVKEFLPRLQRVHRAANLGAVETIVAPPRTGSHVELTPEERAAAGIPETLVRYSTGIEHADDLIADLDQALTATMERFGVPAGAA from the coding sequence GTGGCAGACGAGAAGTCCGGACAGAAGGCGCAGCTCAGCAGATCCACCCTTGCCGTCTGGGGCGGCGAGGACCGCTACCTGATGGAGAACGTCACCCAGGTGCCCCTGGTGCACAGCGTGTCGTTCGGCTATCACGATCTCGACCAGTGGCGCGAGGTGGCGATCGGCGAGCGCAAGGGTCACATCTACGGCCGCAACACCAACCCGACCGTCGAGGTGTTCGAGGAGAAGGTGCGGCTCCTCGAGGGCGGAGAGGCGGCGACGAGCTTCTCGACCGGCATGGCTGCTATCAGCAACACCCTCTTCACGCTACTGAATCCCGGAGATCGCACGGTGAGCGTGAAGGACTCGTACGGCGGGACGAACAAGATCTTCACCGAGTTCTTCCCCAGGTTCAACCTCGACGTGACCCTCTGCGAGACCGGCGACTTCGACCAGATCGAAGCCGAGATCGCCAAGGGTTGCAAGCTGCTCTACCTCGAGACGCCTACCAACCCGACCTGCAAGATTTTGGACATCGAACGGTTCGCCCGCAAGGCGCACGAGGTGGGGGCCCTGGTGGTCGTCGACAACACCTTCGCCACGCCGATCAACCAGAATCCGCTCGAGCTGGGCGCCGATCTGGTCATCCACAGCGCGACGAAGTTCCTCGGCGGCCACGCCGATGCCCTCGGCGGAGTCGTCGTCGGACCGGCGGATCTCGTCCACGCCATTTACCACTTCCGGGAGATAAACGGCGCCACCCTCCATCCCGAGGCCGCCTACCTCCTCCTCCGCGGCCTCAAGACTCTCGAGCTCCGCATCGAGCGCCAGAACGCGAACGCCATGAAAGTAGCCCGCTGGCTCGACTCGCACCCGTTCATCTCGAACGTCTTCTACCCGGGCCTGGAGAGCCACAGGTACCACGAGGTGGCGAAGCGGCAGATGCGGGGCTTCGGGGGGATGCTCAGCTTCCAGCTCGCCACCGACGACTTCGGCGCCGTGAAGGAGTTCCTGCCCCGGCTCCAGCGGGTGCACCGGGCCGCCAACCTGGGCGCGGTCGAAACGATCGTTGCCCCACCCCGCACCGGCTCCCATGTAGAGCTCACCCCCGAAGAACGGGCCGCGGCCGGCATCCCCGAAA
- a CDS encoding GntR family transcriptional regulator, whose protein sequence is MDMQRTSIETPRGRQFELMASARTVEPPSLPAAGDPGGFGPPAADEANGVEDIRAVLREEICLLDHAPGSALSENAMAKRFDTSRTVIKRVFYGLEYDGLVESIAGVGTIVTSIDLVYLQQVYALRFKLTELVADFSAGRVTEEHLERMRQLANAAEALRGAYDYRELARLYMYFAQEFGQAIGNRPFLEIMDRLFYQTSRVYLQVLPDMEWEQEVDIAVQEMRDIAAAMEAKDMAQVARIRRYHMAWNLRRFNHYLSSAIFDVDPTQEFEFEA, encoded by the coding sequence AGCCCCCGTCCCTGCCCGCGGCGGGCGATCCCGGCGGCTTCGGCCCACCGGCCGCCGACGAAGCGAACGGTGTCGAGGACATCAGGGCGGTCCTCCGCGAGGAGATCTGCCTGCTCGACCACGCCCCGGGCAGCGCGCTCAGCGAGAACGCGATGGCGAAGCGGTTCGACACCAGCCGCACGGTGATCAAGCGCGTCTTCTACGGGCTCGAGTACGACGGTCTCGTCGAGAGCATCGCCGGGGTGGGAACTATCGTCACCAGCATCGACCTCGTCTATCTGCAGCAGGTCTACGCCCTGCGCTTCAAGCTGACCGAACTGGTCGCCGACTTCTCGGCCGGTCGAGTGACGGAGGAGCACCTCGAGCGCATGAGGCAACTCGCCAATGCCGCCGAAGCGCTGCGGGGCGCATACGACTACCGGGAACTGGCCCGCCTCTACATGTACTTCGCCCAGGAGTTCGGTCAGGCGATCGGCAACCGTCCCTTCCTCGAGATCATGGACCGACTCTTCTACCAGACGTCACGCGTCTACCTCCAGGTCCTCCCCGACATGGAGTGGGAGCAGGAGGTCGATATCGCCGTGCAGGAGATGCGCGACATCGCGGCTGCGATGGAGGCGAAGGACATGGCTCAGGTCGCGCGGATCCGGCGCTACCACATGGCCTGGAACCTGCGTCGCTTCAACCACTACCTGAGCAGCGCGATATTCGACGTGGACCCCACGCAGGAATTCGAGTTCGAAGCCTAG